One stretch of Trueperaceae bacterium DNA includes these proteins:
- a CDS encoding ribulokinase, producing MYTIGIDFGTLSARALLVDVRDGQEVATAVYDYSNGVIDKHLPGSTDNLPPDWALQDPLDYIKSITTTVPAVLTESGIDPENIIVLAIDFTACTMLPTKADGTPLRALESWQDRPHAWVKLWKHHAAQSQADRINQTARSMGETWLDRYGGKISSEWFFAKALQILEEDPELYQAADRLLEATDWVIWQLTGIEVRNACTAGYKAMVQNGDYPSAEYFAALNVDFANVVDEKMTREFAPLGQRAGGLTQVLADATGLKPGIAVAVANVDAHVTAPAVKATGPGAMVMIMGTSTCHIMSAHEVENVDGMCGVVDGGVVPGLYGYEAGQSGVGDIFAWYVDHAVPPEYHQAALDAGLGIHEYLESEAAKQAVGQHGLIALDWWNGNRSTLVDVDLSGLMIGMTLATRAPDIYRALIESTAFGTREIIEAFEVRGVPVNELIAAGGLPEKNALLRQIYADVTGRTLKLAGSAQSPALGSAMHAAVAAGYYPDIQEAAEKMGKIKDDVVNPIPENSAVYDRIYSEYKALYDTFGRGGNDVMKRLRKIRHEVLTADGQKDED from the coding sequence ATGTATACGATCGGAATCGACTTCGGCACTCTTTCTGCGAGGGCGTTACTTGTGGATGTGCGGGATGGCCAAGAGGTTGCCACGGCAGTTTATGACTACTCTAATGGGGTAATTGATAAACACCTACCTGGTAGTACTGACAACCTACCGCCCGACTGGGCCCTTCAGGACCCTCTTGACTACATTAAGTCTATTACGACCACCGTCCCAGCTGTACTTACCGAGAGCGGTATTGACCCAGAGAACATAATCGTCTTGGCAATAGATTTTACGGCCTGTACCATGTTACCAACCAAAGCTGATGGAACCCCACTGCGCGCTCTAGAGTCCTGGCAAGATCGACCTCACGCCTGGGTGAAGCTATGGAAGCATCATGCCGCACAATCTCAGGCCGACCGGATCAATCAAACTGCCCGATCGATGGGCGAAACTTGGCTTGATCGTTACGGCGGGAAGATAAGCAGTGAGTGGTTTTTCGCGAAGGCCTTGCAGATCCTGGAAGAAGACCCTGAACTTTATCAAGCAGCTGACCGGTTGCTTGAAGCAACCGACTGGGTGATCTGGCAGTTAACAGGAATAGAAGTTCGTAACGCCTGCACTGCCGGGTATAAGGCAATGGTTCAAAACGGTGACTACCCTTCTGCAGAGTACTTTGCGGCGTTAAACGTTGACTTCGCTAACGTTGTTGACGAGAAGATGACGAGAGAGTTTGCTCCCCTTGGCCAGCGTGCTGGTGGTCTTACTCAGGTGCTGGCTGATGCCACTGGGTTAAAGCCAGGTATCGCGGTTGCCGTGGCTAATGTCGACGCTCATGTTACGGCCCCAGCCGTCAAGGCGACTGGTCCTGGAGCAATGGTCATGATTATGGGCACCTCAACTTGTCACATTATGTCGGCTCATGAAGTAGAAAATGTTGACGGGATGTGCGGTGTGGTCGATGGGGGTGTTGTCCCAGGATTGTACGGGTATGAAGCAGGTCAGAGCGGCGTTGGCGATATTTTTGCGTGGTATGTCGACCATGCGGTACCACCGGAGTACCACCAAGCCGCTCTAGATGCCGGTCTTGGAATCCATGAGTATCTCGAGAGCGAAGCTGCAAAACAGGCAGTTGGGCAACATGGACTTATCGCTCTAGACTGGTGGAATGGTAATCGTTCGACATTGGTGGATGTTGACCTGAGCGGTCTGATGATAGGTATGACCCTTGCCACCAGAGCTCCTGATATTTACCGGGCGTTAATTGAAAGTACCGCCTTCGGTACACGTGAAATCATTGAGGCTTTCGAGGTAAGAGGAGTTCCCGTCAACGAATTGATTGCTGCTGGTGGCCTTCCTGAAAAGAACGCTCTATTACGGCAAATTTATGCTGATGTTACAGGTCGTACCTTAAAATTAGCTGGGTCAGCACAGTCACCTGCTCTTGGTTCAGCCATGCACGCTGCTGTAGCAGCAGGATACTATCCAGACATTCAGGAGGCGGCTGAAAAGATGGGCAAGATAAAAGATGATGTGGTCAACCCAATTCCCGAGAATAGCGCTGTATACGACAGGATCTACAGTGAATACAAGGCCCTCTATGACACCTTTGGTAGAGGAGGAAATGATGTCATGAAGCGCCTCCGCAAAATCCGCCATGAAGTACTTACCGCGGATGGACAAAAAGATGAAGACTGA
- a CDS encoding L-ribulose-5-phosphate 4-epimerase, with amino-acid sequence MDKKMKTETNKVLREEVCQLHHELPRNNLVSWTSGNISGRELGRNSMVIKPSGLLFEELQPNSMCTVDIETLECDDKYKPSSDTATHAHIYQHMPEIGGIVHTHSAYATAFSALGREIPCFLTAMADEFGGPIPCGGFALIGGEEIGREVVRVLTGHSSPAVLLQNHGVFALGKTPRDAVKAAVMCEDVARTTYLALRLGEPLQISSEDIKKLHHRYTHVYGQKDPE; translated from the coding sequence ATGGACAAAAAGATGAAGACTGAAACAAACAAGGTCCTACGTGAAGAGGTTTGCCAACTCCATCACGAGCTTCCCCGCAATAATCTTGTTAGTTGGACCAGTGGAAACATTAGTGGGCGAGAGTTAGGGCGCAATTCAATGGTAATAAAGCCAAGCGGGCTTTTATTTGAAGAGCTTCAACCAAACTCAATGTGCACGGTTGATATTGAGACGTTAGAGTGTGACGACAAGTATAAGCCATCGTCTGATACAGCGACCCATGCCCACATATATCAGCATATGCCCGAGATTGGCGGTATTGTTCACACCCACAGTGCATACGCCACTGCTTTTTCCGCACTCGGTCGGGAAATCCCCTGTTTCCTTACGGCTATGGCTGACGAATTTGGTGGACCTATACCTTGTGGCGGATTTGCCCTTATTGGCGGCGAAGAGATAGGACGGGAAGTTGTGAGGGTGTTAACCGGTCACAGCTCACCCGCGGTGCTCCTCCAGAATCATGGTGTGTTCGCTTTAGGTAAAACACCAAGGGATGCAGTAAAGGCCGCAGTGATGTGTGAAGATGTAGCTCGAACCACCTACCTGGCGTTGCGACTAGGTGAACCGTTACAAATTTCATCCGAAGACATCAAAAAACTCCATCACCGGTATACCCACGTCTATGGGCAGAAGGATCCCGAGTGA